Proteins encoded together in one Apteryx mantelli isolate bAptMan1 unplaced genomic scaffold, bAptMan1.hap1 HAP1_SCAFFOLD_20, whole genome shotgun sequence window:
- the LOC136996044 gene encoding olfactory receptor 14A16-like gives MSNSSSLTEFLLLAFADTWELQLLHFSLFLGIYLAALLGIGLIITAIACDHRLHTPMYFFLLNLSLLDLGTISTTVPKSVANSLWNTRAISYLGCAAQVFLFFFLLGGEYSLLTVMSYDRYVAICKPLHYGTIMGSRACVKMAAAAWGSGFLNALLHTGNTFSIPLCKGNVVDQFFCEIPQILKLSCSDSYLREVGLLVLSACLVFGCFVFIVVSYVQIFTAVLRIPSEQGRHKAFSMCLPHLAVVSLFVSTAVFAYLKPPSLSSPALDLVVAVLYALVPPTVNPLIYSMRNKELKDALKRVISWTFFCSGNIAFALHK, from the coding sequence atgtccaacagcagctccctcactgagtttctcctcctggcattcgcggacacatgggagctgcagctcttgcacttctcgctcttcctgggcatctacctggctgccctcctgggcattggcctcatcatcacagccatagcctgcgaccaccgcctccacacccccatgtacttcttcctcctcaacctctccctccttgaccttggcaccatctccaccactgtccccaaatccgtggccaattccctctggaacaccagggccatttcctacttgggctgtgctgcccaggtcttcctatttttcttcttgttaggaggagagtattctcttctcactgtcatgtcctatgaccgctacgttgccatctgcaaacccctgcactacgggaccatcatgggcagcagagcttgtgtcaaaatggcagcagctgcctggggcagtggttttctcaatgctctcctgcacactgggaataccttttcaataccactctgcaaaggcaatgtcgtggaccagttcttctgtgaaatcccccagatcctcaagctctcctgctcagactcctacctcagggaagttgggcttcttgtgcttagtgcctgtttagtctttgggtgtttcgtcttcattgtggtgtcctatgtgcagatcttcactgctgtgctgaggatcccctctgagcagggacgacacaaagccttttccatgtgcctgcctcacctggccgtggtctccctgtttgtcagcactgctgtgtttgcctacctgaagcccccctccctctcctccccagctctggatctggtggtggctgttctgtatgccttggttcctccaacagtgaaccccctcatctacagcatgaggaacaaggagctcaaagatgcactgaagagagtgatttcatggacatttttctgcagtggtaacattgcctttgctctccacaaatga